Genomic window (Candidatus Binataceae bacterium):
CCGCTTCAGTACCTGGGTCAGACCAGTGACGCTTCCTGGCTCGAACATCAGATCGCTGCCGGCCAAGATCTCCTCGGCCCCGCCCCATCGACCGGTAACCACGGGCAGTCCGGCGTAGAGCGCTTCTACGTATACCGAGCCGAAAGGCTCGGGCTGCGAGTTGGGACTACAGAAGATATCGGCGCAGCGAAGCAAAGTTGGTACGTCGGCGCGTTCCCCAAGGAATCCGACGCGCGCTTGCAGGCCGTGTTTTTCGACCGCGGCAGTAAGCTCGCTCAAGTAAGCCGCCTCGGCTGGGCGCTGCGCCCCGCCGACCAACCAGCATCGCCAATCCGGCCGATCCCGCAACCGGGCAAGTGCCTCCACTAACATCACATGCCCTTTCCAACGTTCCATTCGGCCCACTTGGATGATCGCCACTTCGTCGGCCGAGGCACCCAGTTCGCCGCGCAGCTGAGCGCGCTGGGGTTCACTCAGCGCGGGCGTGCGATCGTCGAGCGGAGTGTGGAAGGCGACCTGCGCCACGCGCGCTGCGAAGTTACCAGCGCAAGTGCGCGCTACAAAATTGCTGGTGTAGATTACTAGGTCGGGCGTGCTGAGCAGGGCCCAACGGTCCAGCCATAAGCGGCGATTCAGCAGGCCATGCACCCACAGTACGACCGGTACGCCGGCGGCTCGCGCAGCTGGCCCCAAAATGGCATAAGCCCAAGCGCCGTGACAAACCAGTGGGCCGGGATCGTCGCGCAGCCGGCTCTCCAGCTCACGGCGCGCGCGCAATACCGACCAGGGATAACGGCTGCGGACTGGATTGAGAACCCAAACTGGCACCTCACGGAACTTCAGTTCCTCGAGCAGCCGGCCCTCAAAGCACAGCGCAAAACGCGGTACCATCTCTGGCACGAAATGGCGCAGACGGGCCAGCGTAACCAGGGTCGATTCGACCCCTCCATACAGCTTGCCGCTGACGGCATGGGTGACTGTGATCACAAGGTCCCCCGGATAGCGCTATCGGCGATGGTGGCGGGCGGCAGGCCGGCTAGCTCCCGATAATGCTGGATCATTTCGCGCGCCATTCGGCGACTGTCGAAGCGTCGCAATGCGCTGGCACGCGAAGTCTGCGCCAGCATTTGGCGCAGAGCGCCGTCACGGGCCAGCCGTTCCAATTGCGTCGCCAAGCCGGCGGCGTCTCCCGGCCGATGGATGAGCGCGTCATGACCCGCGCTGATTATTTCCGCCGCGCCGCCGGCGGCGCTGACCACTAGCGCGCGTCCGCACGCCATCGCCTCGGCGATTGCCATTCCGAAGGGCTCGGGGTCGGTGCTGGCGTGTACCACGATATCCAGCGCGCGCAGCGCCGCCGCCGGGTCATCGACGTGGCCGGTAAAGCCGACACGTCCTTGCAAGCCTAATTGCGCGGCCAAGGCACGCAGGCGGGCCAGGTCGGTTTGGCTACCGGTAGTATGGTAAATTGGCCCGCCGATGACGTAGCCGCGTACCGCCAATGAGTTGGGGAGGGCGGCCAGCGCGCGCAAAAAGACTTCATGCCCTTTCCAGCGCGCCAGAGTAGCGATCAGACCAATGCGTACGTCGTTGCCTGGCGGCAAGCCCGCCAGGTTATCCAAGTCCAAAACAGGCCCGCAAGGAGAGAAGCGGTTTAAATCCACGCCGTTATGGACAACCACGCTCTTGACCCGCGGACCCAGCACCCTGCCGGCGTCGCGGGCCACGCTGCGTGAGTTAGCGATCAGTAAGCTGCATCGCGCACCCCAGAGCTTGAGCAGCCGCGCCATCAGCCGCCGCCGCCCCGGGTAGTCGTGCAGGTGCCAGATTAAGGGAACTTGCACCGGGGTAGCGATTGCCGCCAGCAGATGGGCCTTGAAGCCGTTGGCATGCACCAGATCGGGCTGCCATTTGCCGATCGCTTCTTGCAGCCGAGGCCGGTAGGCCAACAGCGCGGGCAGTGCCCCTACCAGCTTGAGCAGCTTGCCCAGTACTTCACTGGGGCCTGCATTCCAATCCCCTATGCCGGCCAAGCGCGCGGCTAGCGGTAATGGCGTCGCTTCGATTCCGAGCGCGCGAGCCTGCTCCACCAGCGGCCCCTCGTCGGTCACCAAAAGGCCTATGGTCAGCTCCGGTTGCGCTCGGCGCAAAGCCCCCAGCATCTCCAGCAGGCTGCGCTCGGCCCCACCAATGGAGCCGTTGGGATTTAGAAAAAGTAACCGCATCAACGGCCGCGCCAGGGTATTTGCGTTCCGTCGGATATCTGACGCTGCGCACGGCACAATGTCAGGGTGAGCGAAGCGAGCGCAGGCGAGCGAAGTCGCCACATCTCGGACAGCTCGGCGAGCGGTGGAGTTGCGAAGCACACCTGAGCAAACCAAGCTGATAACAGTTTCTGCGACTGCAAAGCGAAGCCACCTACTAGGGGACGCACACTAGCAGCACTCAATTATTGAGTATCCGGAAGCCCCGCCAGCTTGTGTTCAAACTCACGATAAGTACGGGCGACATTGCGGTCATCAGGGGCCAGCGCCAAGGCTCGCTTATAAGCTTTTTCCGCCGCGGCGTATTGAAAATCCGCCTCGTCGGCCTGACCCAAGCCTAACAGCGGCAGGACCGAAGCAGGATCTACCTCGCTGGCGCGAGTGAAATAATTCGCCGCCCGCGAATAGCTATTTTGGTTGAGGTACCAATTTCCCAGCCCCAGCAGCGCATCGAAGGAATAAGGTTGAGAGCGTAAAGCTCCCTCCAGCGCTTGGCGTGCGAGTTGGCTCTGATCGGCGCCTTCGGCGGCCTGGTACAGTCCCAAGTACAGATTGGTTGCATCGGCGCCCGCGGCCAGTCCTCGCTCGATCTCTTCCAGCGCTGCGGCCGGACGATGGTTGACCAGATCGATTCGTGCCAGATCGATCCACGCCGGGGTGGCTTGGGGATCGATCCGAACAGCCGCTCGCAGCGTGCCTGTGGCCTGCGGTACAAGTCCCGCATGCTGGTAAGCTTCGCCAGCCCGTAGCAAATAGGTGGCGCGTACCTGCGGGTCGTTTTCGCCCTGCGCCAGATTCATCCACAACTGCGCCAAGTCAGAATATCGGCCGAGCGCCTGATAATAGGTGGCGAGGTCGTCGGCGGCATGGGGAAAACCGGCGAGGACCGCGCGCGCGAAGCCGGTTGCCACCGCTAGCTG
Coding sequences:
- a CDS encoding glycosyltransferase produces the protein MITVTHAVSGKLYGGVESTLVTLARLRHFVPEMVPRFALCFEGRLLEELKFREVPVWVLNPVRSRYPWSVLRARRELESRLRDDPGPLVCHGAWAYAILGPAARAAGVPVVLWVHGLLNRRLWLDRWALLSTPDLVIYTSNFVARTCAGNFAARVAQVAFHTPLDDRTPALSEPQRAQLRGELGASADEVAIIQVGRMERWKGHVMLVEALARLRDRPDWRCWLVGGAQRPAEAAYLSELTAAVEKHGLQARVGFLGERADVPTLLRCADIFCSPNSQPEPFGSVYVEALYAGLPVVTGRWGGAEEILAGSDLMFEPGSVTGLTQVLKRLLEDASARRSAGLWGPMRARELCDPLRQMRRLQEILQGLAGPSNSGYQQSRRWLADPQRGTPSQPR
- a CDS encoding glycosyltransferase family 4 protein, translated to MRLLFLNPNGSIGGAERSLLEMLGALRRAQPELTIGLLVTDEGPLVEQARALGIEATPLPLAARLAGIGDWNAGPSEVLGKLLKLVGALPALLAYRPRLQEAIGKWQPDLVHANGFKAHLLAAIATPVQVPLIWHLHDYPGRRRLMARLLKLWGARCSLLIANSRSVARDAGRVLGPRVKSVVVHNGVDLNRFSPCGPVLDLDNLAGLPPGNDVRIGLIATLARWKGHEVFLRALAALPNSLAVRGYVIGGPIYHTTGSQTDLARLRALAAQLGLQGRVGFTGHVDDPAAALRALDIVVHASTDPEPFGMAIAEAMACGRALVVSAAGGAAEIISAGHDALIHRPGDAAGLATQLERLARDGALRQMLAQTSRASALRRFDSRRMAREMIQHYRELAGLPPATIADSAIRGTL